The Carcharodon carcharias isolate sCarCar2 chromosome 23, sCarCar2.pri, whole genome shotgun sequence genome includes the window tgccccctcctttgccccctctgccccctcctttgccccctctgccccctcctttgccccctctgccccctcctttgccccctctgccccctcctttgccccctctgccccctcctttgccccctctgccccctcctttgccccctctgccccctcctttgccccctctgccccctcctttgccccctctgccccctcctttgccccctctgccccctcctttgccccctctgccccctcctttgccccctctgccccctcctttgccccctctgccccctcctttgccccctctgccccctcctttgccccctctgccccctcctttgccccctctgccccctcctttgccccctctgccccctcctttgccccctctgccccctcctttgccccctctgccccctcctttgccccctctgccccctcctttgccccctctgccccctcctttgccccctctgccccctcctttgccccctctgccccctcctttgccccctctgccccctcctttgccccctctgccccctcctttgcccccctctgccccctcctttgccccctctgcccctcctttgccccctctgccccctcctttgccccctctgccccctcctttgccccctctgcccctccttttgccccctctgccccctcctttgccccctctgccccctcctttgccccctctgccccctcctttgccccctctgccccctcctttgcccccctctgcccccctcctttgccccctctgccccctcctttgccccctctgccccctcctttgccccctctgccccctctttgcccccctctgccccctcctttgccccctctgccccctcctttgccccctctgccccctcctttgccccctctgccccctcctttgcccccctctgccccctccttcgccccctcctgcccctcctcgccccctcctttgccccctccgccccctcctttgccccctccgccccctcctttgccccctccgccccctcctttgccccttccgccccctcctttgccccctccgccccctcctttgccccctccgccccctcctttgccccctccgccccctcctttgccccctccgccccctcctttgccccctccgccccctcctttgccccctccgccccctcctttgccccctccgccccctcctttgccccctccgccccctcctttgccccctccgccccctcctttgccccctccgccccctcctttgccccctccgccccctcctttgccccctccgccccctcctttgccccctccgccccctcctttgccccctccgccccctcctttgccccctccgccccctcctttgccccctccgccccctcctttgccccctccgccccctcctttgccccctccgccccctcctttgccccctctgccccctcctttgccccctctgccccctcctctgccccctcctctgccccctcctttgccccctctgccccctcctctgccccctcctttgccccctctgccccctcctttgccccctctgccccctcctttgccccctctgccccctcctttgccccctctgccccctcctttgcccccctctgccccctcctttgccccctctgccccctcctttgccccctctgccccctcctttgccccctctgccccctcctttgccccctctgccccctcctttgccccctctgccccctctgccccctctgccccctctgccccctcctttgccccctctgccccctcctttgccccctctgccccctcctttgccccctctgccccctcctttgccccctctgccccctcctttgccccctctgccccctcctttgccccctcctttgccccctcctttgccccctctgcccccctctgccccctcctttgccccctctgccccctcctttgccccctctgccccctcctttgccccctctgccccctcctttgccccctctgccccctcctttgccccctctgccccctcctctgccccctcctctgccccctcctctgccccctcctctgccccctcctttgccccctctgccccctcctttgccccccctccgcccccctcctttgccccccctccgccccctccttgcccccctccgccccctcctttgccccccgccccctcctgccccccctccgcccccccctccgccccctccgccccctccttttgcccctcctttgccccctcctttgcccctcCTCGCccctcctccgccccccctctgcccccctctgcccccctccgcccccctctgcccccctccgccccccctctgcccccctctgcccccctccccctctgccccccctctgccccccctctgccccccctctgcccccctctgcccccctctgccccccctctgccccccctctgcccccccctctgccccccctctGCGCCCCCTCTGCGCCCCCTCTGGCCCCctcctttaccccctcccctcttcccccttccccctccccccctttgagtggagatttgattgaggtgttcaaaatcattaggtGTCTTGAAAGAATAGGTAGAGCAAAACTGCTTCCATTGGCAGAATGATCAAGAATCAGTGGGCACTAATATCAGACAAAAGGTAAAAGAAGCAATAACGGTGTGAGGAAAATCTGCattgttagggtctggaataccctgagagtgcagtggaaacagattcaatgttggttttcaaaagagaattgaataagcAGGGCCACAAGGAACAGGCTGGAGAGTGGGACGAGCCGATTAACTCTGGCAGAGAactagcacagacatgacaggttgaatggcttcctatgctgtaatcattctatgattttctGAGCTTAAAATAAATGTGTTTATTAAACAACACTACATATATAAACTGAATACAGTAACTGGGAGCAATGTGTTTGGGGCTGCCTAGTGATCTAACCTGAATAAACCACTTGTCCCAATGTTTATTCTTTATAATCCCATTTGTGTCTGGGCATCACTGCCTGACTCACATGGGCTGTCTGAAAACAACATTGTGTCTGGGCATCACTGCCTGACCCTTTCAACTGGAGGTGCTACATTATATTTACTGCTCAAGGGTCAAAGTTAACTTGCACGGGACCTCGCAGTAGAGGGTGATTTGCCAGTTTTGAATGAGGAACCTGTTTTGAGAAGAGACGGATCTCGTCCTGCACCACTCACAGGTCAAACAAGGAGCCACCTTGATGCCACCTCTAGGTTAAGCTGTCCCAATTGAGGGGATGAAATATAGGGAGGTGAACGGAGGGCAACCTTTGAGTAAACCCTCCAGGTTTAACCATACATTGTCTTTTTTCAATATCTAGTGAAGGACTGTATCAGCTTGAATCCCACCCAAACCTTTGATCAGAAAGTTGCTAGTTTTTCTTTCCAATTCTGCTACTCTCCTTTTGATATTATTAGCATACTGTCAACGATATTGACTAGGATGTGTTCATGTTGTTTTCAGACAGCCCATGTGAATCAAAGACGTTGGTGTACATTTCCATATCACTGATTGCTAAGCGAAATCTGCAACTGCCTGCAGATAAACAGACACCAGAAGATATGTGAGTAGCTGCAGCTCAACAGTGGGAGTCCATTATAAACATCACTGTCTGGATGGTTATATGGTAGCAGCAATGATGCAATTAGGCTCCCCTGATCAGTTAGTGTTAACGATCTTCTTTGTTGTGGCACCGAGCTATGCAGATCAGAAGATCCCTGCTCGGTCCTGTGATTGACTATCACACCCTAGGTTTTTCCAGTCGTGCAAACCCTAATTAGCCAGTGTGTGTGGCTAAGAGTGAGCTCAATGGTAATGCTCTATGTAGTGAGATAGCACGCTAAATCTCACTCTAGGCTCACACGGTAGCAAGATACTCAAGGGCAGCCAGCAACTATGGAATCAGATCCCAGCAAGGCTCAAGGGGAAAAGGGAAGAATTTAAAATGTAAGGGGTTCTGCAGTAAACCATAAGCTGATACTTGGTTTCATGAGGGTGGGCAAATTTATATTCCTGTGAGGTCTTCTGCACATATTTAAAGTAGTTTAATTGTAACGTTCTATTGACATGGTGACtttgatttttatttaattctgtAAGGTTTACAAGATGAATGAGCTGTGAATTGAAGATGTAGGGTGCTGAGATGGCACATTATATTGGTAAACCACTGTGCTGTGCCACACGATGCACTGGAATACAGGTAGCCCCCAGTTGACTGGTTTGTCAGAGGGATGTAGTGAGCTGAGAATGGATGCTTCCACAGCAACAATGAGGTCCCCTGGGTTTCTCTGTCATGTCTTCtaatggctgcagactgtgggtgccactggcaaaaGCATGGCAGCAGAAAGTCATCATCTGCTGTTTTCCAGATAGGTGTCCAACATATCTTGGGCatataatcaaggctgacactcccagtacagtactgagggagtgctgcagcatCAGAGGTTCTGCCTTTTTGATGAGATGTTAATCCAAGTCAAGGGCACCATCTTTACAGAATCAAAATATAACATTTCTTTGCTACGCCTCAATTTCAGTTCCTTCCCGTCCCCTAGATTTGTTTCTTTCAATTTCCAAATATTCCAAAATTACAATTTGAATTGTTAAAATGGGTACAAAGCCTCCATCTAGTGGTTGCATTTAGTATAACCTTTACAGATTCTTTATAATGAAAGCAAGAAAACAGGTCTCGGGCATACAAAGTGTTGAAACTTATTGCTGCGGCTTCTCTCAGCCCTGCATTGTGCTATTCCTCTGTTTAAGCCTGACTTAGTGATATCTTTTAATGGATCTGCTTTGATTAAAATGAAACTCCTGGTGTTGACAATCAATTCCTTGTTTTCCACACAGAACAGAAGCAATGGCAAAGCTGATGACTGTTCGATTGGACAGGGAGAATATTGACACCCTTGGAAATTTTGAGTGCTTGGGAAATGTCTACAGTCTTTACCTTCAGCAGGTAATTATCTGGCTGCAGCCTCCCACAGACGGTTTTGTTGAAGTGGTTGAAGAGTAAATGCCTTGGCTCCTTTGGATAGTTCAGTGTTAAATCCACCACCCAGTGTAATATTAAACCTTGGATTATAAAATTCCAAGTTTGCATCTAGTTTCTGAATTAATCTCGGTTAAAGTAGTGGTAGAAGTGCTACAATTGGCTTTAAGACCCTTGGACTAGAAGGAGAAAAATCCCTTCTTGCTATTCTGCTGCTAGAAAATTTCTTATGTCGTATTTTGATTCTGTAACGATGGTGCCCTCGACTGGGAGACAAGCCAATGTATCATATATTTTTGTACATCAGGTGACAAGGGATCCACCTTGACTGTGATGCCTACTCCAGTCAAATACCCTGCCAGCACTCGCTACCTGGACTTGAAcatgagtgggactaattgaactGCCATTTGAAAGAgagtacaggcatgatgggtggaatggcctccttttgtgctgtaagattctctgAGGAAAGGTCATAATACAACTTACTGAAAAGCAGCCAGCCCTATGGAACTAGACTTCATTGTGAATCAGGAGCAGAGGGGAAAACTAAGCTGTTCAGAATGTTATTGGTAACTTTAACCTTTTTAACAATGAACATCAATGAGGATTATTAAGCCCAACAATGTGGAATGGTTAAACTAACATGATTAGCAATGCAGTTAAGTACCCAAATGCGAGTTAAAAGGGGAAATGTAGTACTGGTGTGATTACAAAATGCAAGCTCataagtggtaatgtcactggactggtaatccagaggcccaggctggggacatgggttcaaatccaaccatggcaattcaatcaataaaacctggaatgtaaagctagtctcaataatggtaaccatgaaactatcattgattgtcataaaaccccatctggttcactaatgccctttagggaaagaaatccttacctggtctgacctacatgtgattcaaggtccacacaatgtggttgactgtccTCTGagatagcctagcaagccactcagatcaagggcagttagggcctGGCAACAAATCTACTTGCCactgatgcccaaatcccatgaaagaataaaaaaagttcaAAATCCCagtattttcttttaaataaaattaGTTTTATAAATGTTGTTCTATCTTCTTTTCTTATATTTTTGAGGTGACAATTCTATTTCCTAGGAGAGGCAACAAAAAAGAAAAGCCCTGGCCCgaatcttctggttggtgtgcgggggcgggccccactcgccgacacgtaaaatgacgcgctgtgacatcgggcgtgcgtcccaaccaTGTGTtggcgcgtcattcagatcttcagttcggcgggtgcacactggagtcggctgtgcgcccgccaaactgtcaaaggccaattaaggccataatAATCTAATTAAGCTGGGTGtctgggctgcctgtccaaccttaaggcaggcgaagagcccaggcagcctttgtatttatcatgaaacttcatccatgggcaggatgaggtttcatgaggtgtTTATAAATGgagttaaaatttttattaaaattcattaacatgtcccagctcatgtgacactatcgcatgaggggtcatgtctgaatatttttttttcccttatttTAATTCTTTACgatcaaattaatctccctgaggcagctctgtgcctcagggaaattaatgCGCTGGGGCagaccccgactcagcctcctcccccctgcccgcacagggagtgctcagcacttctgggtgcacgtcacactgggtgggccaattaaggcccgcccacataaaatggcagcacgcagcagATCGCAGGTGGCGATTGGCTGCGCATCCACTCTTGCTCAGCTCCCCCAATGGAGAGAAAAATCTCCCCTCTGTTGCAAATTTAAGAAAAAATCTCTTGGAAATTGCTCCTTGATTTCCGAACATAATCAAGGAAGCTCCAGGAGAGCCCAGTTGACTGT containing:
- the LOC121269251 gene encoding leucine-rich repeat-containing protein 46-like, producing the protein MGNGGRGEATMAEDSPCESKTLVYISISLIAKRNLQLPADKQTPEDITEAMAKLMTVRLDRENIDTLGNFECLGNVYSLYLQQVIIWLQPPTDGFVEVVEEFLTLAANRIQKVENLRPLQKLGFLDLSNNQIEQLDPGNMVAMGLPQIKAWGHKKADEQILEDMWLPMTRHNDN